From Streptomyces yatensis, one genomic window encodes:
- a CDS encoding NAD-dependent epimerase/dehydratase family protein: MEGKKILVTGGTGQVARPVAEALAERNEVWCLGRFGTPGVEKELNDQGITTFHWDMNDLGAAAYEGLPDDFTHVFHSAVRRGEDGDVNAAIEVNSVATGRLMSHCRRAEAFLFVSTGALYKRQTLDHAYTEDDPVDGVADWLPAYPVGKIAAEGAARAFAQVLNLPTTIARLNIAYGPGGYGGVPMLYFKRMLAGEPIPVPMEGQNWCSLLHTDDLVAHVPHLWQAAAAPATLVNWGGDEAVGMTDCVRHLEELTGVRARLVPSEVTRETYQFDPTRRREITGPCRVPWREGVRRTLQALHPEHLPSEPPRHTAV, translated from the coding sequence GTGGAAGGCAAGAAGATCCTGGTCACCGGGGGCACCGGGCAGGTCGCCCGGCCGGTGGCCGAGGCGCTGGCCGAGCGCAATGAGGTGTGGTGCCTCGGCCGGTTCGGCACCCCCGGTGTCGAGAAGGAGCTGAACGACCAGGGGATCACCACGTTCCACTGGGACATGAACGACCTGGGCGCGGCCGCGTACGAGGGGCTGCCGGACGACTTCACCCATGTCTTCCACTCGGCGGTGCGCCGCGGTGAGGACGGCGACGTCAACGCGGCCATCGAGGTCAACTCGGTGGCCACCGGCCGGCTGATGAGCCACTGCCGGCGGGCGGAGGCGTTCCTCTTCGTCTCCACCGGAGCGCTCTACAAGCGGCAGACCCTCGACCACGCGTACACGGAGGACGACCCCGTGGACGGGGTGGCCGACTGGCTGCCCGCCTACCCGGTGGGCAAGATCGCCGCCGAGGGTGCGGCACGGGCGTTCGCCCAGGTGCTGAACCTGCCGACGACCATCGCCCGGCTCAACATCGCCTACGGCCCCGGCGGTTACGGCGGAGTGCCGATGCTCTACTTCAAGCGGATGCTCGCGGGCGAGCCGATACCGGTGCCCATGGAGGGCCAGAACTGGTGCTCGCTCCTCCACACCGACGATCTCGTCGCCCACGTCCCCCATCTGTGGCAGGCCGCCGCGGCCCCGGCCACGCTGGTCAACTGGGGCGGTGACGAGGCGGTCGGGATGACCGACTGCGTGCGTCATCTGGAGGAGCTCACCGGAGTGCGGGCCCGGCTGGTGCCCAGCGAGGTCACCCGCGAGACCTATCAGTTCGACCCCACCCGGCGGCGCGAGATCACCGGACCCTGCCGGGTGCCGTGGCGCGAGGGCGTGCGGCGTACGCTCCAGGCGCTCCACCCCGAGCACCTTCCGTCCGAGCCGCCGCGGCACACCGCCGTCTGA
- a CDS encoding DUF6104 family protein codes for MYFTDRGIEELEQRRGTEEVTFEWLAEQLRTFVDLNPDFEVPVERLATWLARLDEEDDDV; via the coding sequence TTGTACTTCACCGATCGCGGTATCGAGGAGCTGGAGCAGCGACGCGGCACCGAGGAGGTCACCTTCGAGTGGCTCGCCGAGCAGCTGCGGACGTTCGTCGACCTGAACCCGGACTTCGAGGTACCGGTGGAGCGGCTGGCGACCTGGCTGGCCCGGCTCGACGAGGAGGACGACGACGTCTGA
- a CDS encoding MerR family transcriptional regulator: MRIGELAKATGATTRALRFYEERGLLSSTRAANGYRIYDERAIQRVANIRYLLDAGLTLEDIEHFGACLDGDLPGSRPSEAMLNVGRRRLSVLDDRIATLARVRDELAERLAIASGDRAAVTASSG, encoded by the coding sequence ATGCGGATAGGGGAATTGGCGAAGGCCACCGGTGCCACCACCCGGGCCCTGCGCTTCTACGAGGAGCGAGGGCTGCTGAGCTCCACACGCGCGGCCAACGGCTACCGCATCTACGACGAGCGGGCGATCCAGCGGGTGGCCAACATCCGCTATCTGCTGGACGCCGGGCTCACCCTGGAGGACATCGAGCACTTCGGCGCCTGTCTGGACGGCGATCTGCCGGGCAGCCGCCCCTCCGAGGCCATGCTGAACGTCGGGCGCCGCCGCCTGAGCGTGCTGGACGACCGGATCGCCACCCTCGCGCGGGTGCGCGACGAACTCGCCGAGCGGCTGGCCATCGCCTCCGGCGACCGGGCCGCGGTCACTGCGTCGTCCGGCTGA
- a CDS encoding malonic semialdehyde reductase, with the protein MSAPESSGALSPLTLAPEAQRQLFLEARTANTFTDEPVTDEQVRAIHELVKYAPTSMNQQPLRVVLVRSEEARARLVAHMTGRNQEKTAKAPLVAVLAADLDFHEELPRLVPFMENPQQIFADPGMREASARFNTALQVGYFILGVRAAGLAAGPMIGFDHAAVSKEFFEDGRHAAVCVVNIGKPGPDAWMGRLPRLEYDEVVRTV; encoded by the coding sequence ATGAGCGCACCGGAGAGCAGCGGGGCCCTGAGCCCCCTCACCCTGGCACCGGAGGCGCAGCGGCAGCTGTTCCTGGAGGCCCGGACGGCCAACACGTTCACCGACGAGCCGGTGACGGACGAGCAGGTCCGCGCGATCCACGAGCTGGTCAAGTACGCCCCCACCTCGATGAACCAGCAGCCGCTCCGGGTGGTCCTGGTGCGCTCGGAGGAGGCGCGCGCCCGGCTGGTCGCGCATATGACGGGGCGTAACCAGGAGAAGACGGCCAAGGCGCCGCTGGTCGCGGTGCTCGCCGCGGACCTGGACTTCCATGAGGAGCTGCCGCGGCTGGTGCCGTTCATGGAGAACCCGCAGCAGATCTTCGCCGACCCCGGGATGCGGGAGGCATCGGCACGCTTCAACACCGCGCTGCAGGTGGGCTACTTCATCCTCGGCGTGCGGGCCGCGGGGCTCGCCGCCGGGCCCATGATCGGCTTCGACCACGCGGCCGTCTCCAAGGAGTTCTTCGAGGACGGGCGGCACGCGGCGGTCTGTGTGGTCAACATCGGCAAGCCGGGTCCGGACGCCTGGATGGGCCGGCTGCCGCGGCTGGAGTACGACGAGGTCGTCCGCACCGTCTGA
- a CDS encoding nuclear transport factor 2 family protein, translated as MASANIEAIRASYAGFRDRDIEGILSGMHPDVEWVHPEGMAKYGLGGTKLGHAGIKEFLAHVPTVLGGMKLAPREFIEQGDRVVVFGTREVTSRRGTTVTLDFVHSWTMRDGKAARMEDIFDTVAFHELIES; from the coding sequence ATGGCATCAGCGAACATCGAGGCCATTCGCGCCTCCTACGCGGGTTTCCGCGACCGCGACATCGAGGGAATCCTGTCGGGCATGCACCCCGATGTGGAGTGGGTCCATCCGGAGGGGATGGCCAAGTACGGGCTCGGCGGCACCAAGCTGGGCCATGCGGGGATCAAGGAGTTCCTCGCCCATGTGCCCACCGTGCTGGGCGGGATGAAGCTCGCGCCGCGGGAGTTCATCGAGCAGGGCGACCGGGTCGTGGTGTTCGGCACCCGTGAGGTGACCTCGCGCCGCGGTACGACCGTGACGCTGGACTTCGTCCACTCGTGGACGATGCGGGACGGCAAGGCGGCGAGGATGGAGGACATCTTCGACACCGTGGCGTTCCATGAACTGATCGAGAGCTGA
- the fxsT gene encoding FxSxx-COOH system tetratricopeptide repeat protein — MEDGPVGGELVPEPGAARRIGDLKPIPGQVRSECRALAESLRELFGAVGVSLRVFAVRLHYDAGTVSRYLNGTVVPPAEFVDQLLAHAAKATGRPSSTEVMAHVHTLQRRALQATNKVGWELQRLRDQLADADRQRQQAEVRAEALSEALLVRKQRIAEMEVERRRIAVAAADRGARSAELDRLRQEREDLTAERDRLREEVARLQGALTQARRQALDAERRCEALEHQLQTEEEAAGAKAAAEDPVAHRLRLAEEQAVAAQERARRLEGELAALRGGDADPGGRTSMDDGQVPHVWGGVPRRNPRFTGRDALLTEVYDRLEAAPADTAVVALVGPPGIGKSQLAAEYAHRFAARYDVVWWSTVDGRPPLEARLAALAPVLVRVVGEVGVRQDAKDADLARAALEALRRGDPYRRWLIVLDDADDPEAIAGLLPAGGGHVLITSRNRAWADHYAELLEIPPLNRTESVALVRRRAPRIGPEDADRLAAAVEDLPLALDQTAGWLDGASTPVAEYVRMVSDGEPNPVRPAADYPMPYHAAFKDLITRLRETTKAAAELLRVCALFGPGPVPLALLRAIPAGQVSPAVAALLENPSQLELAIGKLAQWSVMRWSALEDEAVWMSRFVRDAVRRRTPEDKREKDARVVRGALVAADPRRPDDPAAWSRYARLVPYLEQSGALESPDAASRRLVVGFLTYLTLSGDYETGTHLAERAANAHPDLMAHRAALLRETGHYVAAEALDRSVLASLTESDAPGALVATARLAADLLGLGRYAEAYRLARRQHDLCAVHRPEEGAQMRIAQRSLSRSLRMLGSYAEAAQLSGKALDGARAELGPTALVTLACETELAYDLRLSGRYEQALALQVPSVERHRALLGAGHPWTLAAQYHLWLCDEGRDTDIHALSHRARRLLGEDAPLTLMIGTGAARVLRHAGELERAKSVAEETMARYRAALGDRHPYTIGARANHACTLPAGFALEVLDTSLMEMTAAVGEHHPWTLGIALNTAAKYLAMGRQEEACAMGRETARRAAEALGERHPLTLMARLALAADLGETEGGRDEARTVRRGATSALEAQWGPRHSQVLAAWQHHRPVWDFEPLPI; from the coding sequence ATGGAGGACGGACCCGTCGGCGGGGAGCTGGTGCCGGAGCCGGGCGCGGCGCGGCGGATCGGGGATCTCAAGCCGATTCCCGGGCAGGTGAGATCGGAGTGCCGGGCGCTGGCCGAGAGCCTGCGGGAGCTGTTCGGCGCCGTCGGAGTGTCGCTGCGAGTCTTCGCCGTACGGCTGCACTACGACGCCGGGACCGTCTCGCGCTATCTGAACGGCACCGTGGTGCCGCCCGCCGAATTCGTGGACCAGCTCCTCGCCCATGCCGCCAAGGCCACCGGACGGCCCTCCTCGACCGAGGTGATGGCCCATGTGCACACCCTGCAACGCCGGGCGTTGCAGGCCACCAACAAGGTCGGCTGGGAGCTTCAGCGGCTGCGCGACCAGCTCGCCGACGCCGACCGGCAGCGCCAGCAGGCCGAGGTGCGGGCGGAGGCGCTGTCGGAGGCGTTGCTGGTGCGGAAACAGCGCATCGCCGAGATGGAGGTCGAGCGGCGGCGGATCGCGGTCGCGGCGGCGGACCGCGGGGCCCGGAGCGCGGAGCTGGACCGCCTGCGGCAGGAGCGCGAGGACCTGACGGCCGAACGGGACCGGCTGCGGGAGGAAGTCGCCCGGCTGCAGGGCGCGTTGACCCAGGCCCGGCGGCAGGCGCTGGACGCCGAGCGGCGCTGCGAGGCGCTGGAACACCAGCTGCAGACGGAGGAGGAGGCGGCCGGGGCGAAGGCCGCGGCCGAGGACCCGGTCGCGCACCGGCTGCGGCTCGCGGAGGAGCAGGCCGTCGCCGCGCAGGAGCGGGCCCGGCGGCTCGAAGGGGAGCTGGCGGCGTTACGGGGCGGCGACGCCGACCCCGGCGGCCGCACATCGATGGACGACGGGCAGGTTCCCCACGTCTGGGGTGGTGTGCCGCGCCGCAATCCGCGGTTCACCGGGCGGGACGCGCTGCTCACCGAGGTGTACGACCGGCTGGAGGCCGCGCCCGCCGACACCGCCGTGGTCGCCCTCGTCGGGCCGCCGGGCATCGGCAAGTCTCAGCTCGCCGCCGAATACGCCCACCGCTTCGCCGCCCGCTATGACGTCGTCTGGTGGAGCACCGTGGACGGGCGGCCACCGCTGGAGGCACGGCTCGCGGCGCTGGCGCCCGTGCTGGTGAGGGTGGTCGGGGAGGTCGGCGTCCGTCAGGACGCCAAGGACGCGGACCTGGCCCGCGCCGCGCTGGAGGCGCTGCGCCGGGGCGATCCGTACCGGCGCTGGCTGATCGTCCTGGACGACGCCGACGACCCGGAGGCCATCGCCGGCCTGCTGCCCGCCGGGGGCGGCCATGTGCTGATCACCTCCCGCAACCGGGCCTGGGCCGACCACTACGCCGAGCTGCTGGAGATCCCGCCGCTGAACCGGACGGAGAGCGTCGCCCTGGTACGCCGCCGGGCGCCGCGCATCGGACCCGAGGACGCGGACCGGCTGGCGGCGGCCGTCGAGGACCTGCCGCTGGCGCTGGACCAGACGGCGGGCTGGCTGGACGGCGCGTCCACGCCCGTCGCCGAGTACGTGCGCATGGTGAGCGACGGCGAGCCCAACCCGGTACGGCCCGCCGCCGATTACCCGATGCCGTACCACGCCGCCTTCAAGGACCTGATCACCCGACTGCGGGAGACCACGAAGGCGGCGGCCGAACTGCTGCGGGTGTGCGCCCTGTTCGGCCCCGGCCCGGTGCCGCTCGCCCTGCTGCGGGCCATCCCGGCGGGTCAGGTCTCCCCGGCGGTCGCGGCACTCCTGGAGAACCCCAGCCAACTGGAGCTGGCCATCGGGAAGCTGGCCCAGTGGTCCGTGATGCGGTGGTCGGCGCTGGAGGACGAGGCGGTCTGGATGAGCCGCTTCGTACGGGACGCGGTGCGGCGGCGGACCCCGGAGGACAAGCGGGAGAAGGACGCCCGGGTCGTCCGCGGCGCCCTCGTCGCGGCCGATCCGCGGCGCCCCGACGACCCGGCGGCCTGGTCGCGCTACGCCCGGCTCGTGCCGTACCTGGAGCAGTCGGGCGCGCTGGAGTCACCGGACGCCGCCTCGCGCCGGCTGGTCGTCGGCTTCCTCACCTACCTGACCCTGAGCGGCGACTACGAGACGGGCACCCACCTCGCCGAACGCGCGGCTAACGCCCATCCGGACCTGATGGCCCACCGTGCGGCCCTGCTGCGCGAGACCGGGCACTACGTCGCCGCGGAGGCGCTGGACCGGTCGGTGCTGGCGAGCCTGACCGAGTCGGACGCGCCGGGCGCACTCGTCGCGACGGCCAGGCTGGCCGCGGACCTGCTGGGTCTTGGCCGCTACGCCGAGGCGTACCGGCTGGCCCGCCGGCAGCATGACCTGTGCGCCGTGCACCGTCCGGAAGAGGGTGCGCAGATGCGGATCGCCCAGCGCAGTCTGTCCCGCTCGCTGCGGATGCTCGGCTCCTACGCCGAGGCCGCGCAGCTGTCCGGGAAAGCGCTGGACGGCGCGCGGGCGGAACTGGGCCCGACGGCGCTGGTGACGCTGGCGTGCGAGACGGAACTCGCCTACGACCTGCGGCTGTCCGGCCGCTACGAGCAGGCGCTGGCGCTGCAGGTGCCCAGCGTCGAGCGGCATCGCGCCCTCCTGGGCGCCGGGCATCCATGGACCCTGGCCGCCCAGTACCACCTGTGGCTGTGCGATGAGGGCCGCGACACCGACATCCATGCCCTGTCGCATCGGGCGAGGCGCCTGCTGGGCGAGGACGCCCCGCTGACGCTGATGATCGGGACGGGAGCCGCCCGCGTCCTGCGGCACGCGGGTGAGCTGGAGCGGGCCAAGAGCGTCGCCGAGGAGACCATGGCCCGTTACCGGGCCGCTCTGGGCGACCGGCACCCGTACACCATCGGTGCCCGCGCGAACCACGCGTGCACTCTGCCCGCGGGTTTCGCGCTGGAGGTTCTGGACACCTCGCTCATGGAGATGACGGCTGCCGTCGGCGAGCACCACCCGTGGACGCTGGGGATCGCGCTCAACACCGCCGCCAAGTACCTCGCGATGGGGCGGCAGGAGGAAGCCTGCGCGATGGGCCGGGAGACCGCGCGGCGCGCTGCCGAAGCGCTGGGCGAGCGGCATCCGCTCACGCTGATGGCGCGGCTCGCGCTCGCCGCCGATCTGGGGGAGACCGAGGGCGGGCGGGACGAGGCACGGACCGTGAGGCGGGGAGCCACCAGCGCCCTTGAAGCCCAGTGGGGGCCGCGACACTCCCAGGTGCTGGCCGCCTGGCAGCACCACCGCCCCGTCTGGGACTTCGAGCCGCTGCCCATCTGA
- a CDS encoding TetR/AcrR family transcriptional regulator produces MRTDSGPRRSAVGRPAGPQPAKRQAILEAAVAVFLREGYNRASVDVIADEARVSKQTVYNHFGDKERLFIAAVEEERERVAAGFAAGSPYALGPDGSGPPEAYDDGDARTALIHFGHRVLAVLLDERASALRRLVIAEVARHPSLRPACAEGEPQQLVTYLAEMLGRRTGRGELNVPEPATAARQFVALIVQQGLYQSMYGTCPLADAAAAAVCESAADLLVRAYRP; encoded by the coding sequence TTGCGGACGGACAGCGGTCCCCGGCGCAGCGCCGTGGGGCGGCCCGCGGGCCCCCAGCCCGCCAAGCGGCAGGCGATATTGGAGGCGGCCGTGGCCGTCTTCCTGCGCGAGGGATACAACCGGGCGAGCGTGGACGTCATCGCGGACGAGGCCCGCGTGTCCAAGCAGACCGTCTACAACCACTTCGGCGACAAGGAACGGCTGTTCATCGCCGCCGTCGAGGAGGAGCGGGAGCGGGTCGCGGCCGGTTTCGCCGCCGGTTCCCCGTACGCCCTCGGACCGGACGGCAGCGGGCCCCCCGAGGCGTACGACGACGGCGACGCCCGCACCGCGCTGATCCACTTCGGCCACCGGGTGCTCGCCGTCCTCCTCGACGAACGGGCCTCCGCACTGCGCCGCCTGGTCATCGCCGAGGTCGCCCGCCACCCCTCGCTGCGCCCCGCATGCGCCGAGGGAGAGCCCCAGCAACTGGTGACGTACCTCGCCGAGATGCTCGGCCGGCGCACCGGCCGCGGCGAGCTGAACGTGCCGGAACCGGCCACCGCCGCCCGCCAGTTCGTGGCCCTGATCGTCCAGCAGGGGCTCTACCAGTCGATGTACGGCACCTGCCCGCTCGCCGACGCGGCGGCCGCGGCCGTCTGCGAAAGCGCCGCCGACCTGCTCGTCCGTGCCTACCGCCCATGA
- a CDS encoding AfsR/SARP family transcriptional regulator, whose translation MRVSVLGPLTLGLGTRSGVPSAMKPRKVLSLLLLHAGRMVPVQSLMAELWGDHPPRTGLTTLQTYILHLRKLLAEVLGMPSAVVTRDVLQTRPGGYAMVVGPGQLDVHEYRALVAEGEGALEAGDERTADLSFRRALALWQGPALVDVTPHGRPLQAEVARLEQSRLTVTERGIETRLRLGGHLEVLSDLASLVVEHRFHEGMHGQYMLALHRSGQRTRALTVYQRLRMAMTEELGLEPSAKLQRLQQAVLVSDPRLDHEAGAPGRGPVVA comes from the coding sequence ATGCGGGTGAGCGTGCTCGGACCGCTGACACTCGGCCTCGGCACCCGCTCCGGGGTGCCCAGCGCGATGAAGCCGCGCAAGGTCCTGTCCCTGCTGCTGCTCCACGCCGGCCGGATGGTGCCGGTGCAGTCGCTGATGGCCGAGCTGTGGGGCGACCATCCGCCGCGCACCGGGCTGACCACGCTGCAGACGTACATCCTGCATCTGCGCAAGCTGCTCGCCGAGGTGCTGGGGATGCCGTCGGCCGTCGTCACCCGGGATGTGCTGCAGACCCGGCCCGGGGGCTACGCCATGGTGGTGGGGCCGGGCCAGCTCGACGTCCACGAGTACCGCGCCCTGGTCGCCGAGGGCGAAGGGGCGCTGGAGGCCGGCGACGAGCGGACGGCGGACCTCTCCTTCCGGCGGGCGCTGGCCCTCTGGCAGGGCCCGGCCCTGGTCGACGTCACCCCGCACGGCCGCCCGCTGCAGGCGGAGGTCGCCCGGCTGGAGCAGTCCCGGCTCACGGTCACCGAGCGCGGGATCGAGACCCGGCTGCGGCTCGGCGGCCATCTCGAGGTGCTGAGCGACCTCGCCTCACTGGTTGTGGAGCACCGCTTCCACGAGGGCATGCACGGGCAGTACATGCTCGCCCTCCACCGCTCCGGCCAGCGCACCCGCGCCCTGACCGTCTATCAGCGGCTGCGGATGGCGATGACGGAGGAGCTGGGTCTTGAACCCTCGGCGAAGCTGCAGCGGCTGCAGCAGGCGGTGCTGGTCTCCGACCCCCGGCTGGACCACGAGGCGGGGGCGCCGGGGCGCGGTCCGGTGGTGGCGTGA
- a CDS encoding SDR family NAD(P)-dependent oxidoreductase, whose protein sequence is MTDMTAAHFDGTAVIVTGGGTGIGRAAARTFAEQGAQVLVVGRTAARLAETAADAPGIRPLVADVAAPGAAELIVNTALEAFGRLDVLVNNAAVVRQAPLGDIRREAVDEMLAVNLLAPMYLTEAAVPHLTESAGVVINVSTAIGQRGWPMPGTELYAALKAALDTLTRSWAVHLAPRGVRVAGVAPGPIATSIGRHQGLDTEQIDALRTTLIEHVPLGRLGRVDEVAFWITQLARPEAGYTTGVVLPVDGGALVG, encoded by the coding sequence ATGACAGACATGACAGCCGCACACTTCGACGGCACAGCGGTGATCGTCACCGGTGGGGGCACGGGGATCGGCCGGGCCGCCGCGCGGACCTTCGCCGAGCAGGGCGCCCAGGTCCTGGTGGTCGGCCGCACGGCGGCCCGGCTCGCCGAGACGGCCGCCGACGCGCCGGGCATCCGGCCGCTGGTGGCCGACGTCGCGGCGCCCGGCGCCGCCGAACTGATCGTGAACACCGCGCTGGAGGCGTTCGGCCGCCTCGACGTGCTGGTCAACAACGCCGCCGTGGTCCGGCAGGCACCGCTCGGCGACATCCGGCGGGAAGCCGTGGACGAGATGCTCGCCGTCAATCTGCTCGCGCCGATGTACCTCACCGAGGCCGCCGTTCCGCATCTGACCGAGAGCGCCGGTGTCGTGATCAACGTCAGTACGGCGATCGGCCAGCGCGGCTGGCCGATGCCCGGCACGGAGCTGTACGCCGCGCTGAAGGCGGCCCTGGACACCCTGACGCGCAGCTGGGCGGTGCACCTCGCGCCGCGCGGCGTGCGCGTCGCCGGTGTGGCCCCCGGCCCCATCGCCACCTCGATCGGGCGGCACCAGGGGCTCGACACCGAGCAGATCGACGCCCTGCGGACGACCCTGATCGAGCACGTCCCGCTGGGGCGGCTCGGCCGGGTGGACGAGGTCGCCTTCTGGATCACCCAGCTCGCCCGGCCCGAGGCGGGCTACACCACCGGCGTCGTCCTGCCCGTGGACGGCGGGGCGCTGGTGGGCTGA